GGCGCGCTGGCACCATCGAGAATCTCAATCTGTTCGGAGACCTGGTCGAACGTGTAGTCGTCGAGGCGGTCGCGGACGACGGGATCAGTGAGACCGGTGACATTAACGGGGGCGCGGTAGGCACCATGGGGCGTGCGCTCGAACAGGTGAACTTCCTTGGTGCGGCGATCGTAAACGCCACGGAAGCCGGGGCCGTTGCCGAGGGGCCAGGTGACGGCGCAAGGCGTGAGGCCGAGCACGCGTTCCAATTCATCGAGGAGATCGATGGGATTGAGCGTGGGGCGGTCGCACTTGTTCATGAACGTGAACACGGGGACGCCGCGGCGTTTGCAGACCTCGAAGAGTTTGCGGGTCTGCGGCTCGATGCCCTTGGCGGCGTCGATCACCATCAGCGCCGCATCGACGGCGGTGAGCACGCGGTAGGTGTCTTCCGAGAAGTCCTTGTGACCGGGGGTGTCGAGCAAGTTGACCGCGTAGCCCTGGTAGTCGAATTGGAGAACGGTTGAGCTGATGGAAATGCCGCGCTGTTTCTCGAGCTCCATCCAGTCGGAGGTGGTGGCGCGCTGGCTCTTGCGGGCGGTGACGGTGCCGGCGAGGTGGATGGCGTTGCCGTAGAGGAGGAATTTCTCGGTCAACGTCGTTTTACCGGCGTCGGGGTGCGAGATGATCGCGAAGGTGCGGCGGCGGGCGATTTCCTGGGCGGGCGTCATGGCTAAACCCTCAACGCAACAGGTCGCAGGCGGGGAGGGGAAGCCTTATTTGGAAAGTCGCGAACGGACCAGCATTGGGGCAACGCCGGGTAAATTTTCACAAAGTTATGCAACTTGCAGGATGGATATGGGGCTGCCCGCGCACATCGTCATGAGCGCACCCCTCGTTTATGCTCATCGCTTTCATGGTTATCGCGGCGCTTTACCTCGCCGGACTGCTCGTCCTGACGGGCGCGGTCATGCGTGCGCCCGAGGGTTTCGAGGATGAAGACGGTTTTCATAAAGGCCGCGGTCCGTTGACCGACGATCTTTCACTTTGAGCTTCTACTGGCAGGGCGGCGCGTGATGATGTCGCGATGTCGTCGCCTGTCGCTTCACTGAAACTTAAAGCCAACGCCAAGTCGCGCGTTCTCACCGGCCACCCGTGGGTGTTTGCCAACGAGGTCGAGACGCTCCTTTCCCCCGACAACGATGGCGCCGTCGTGGAATGCCGTGACCGCGCCGGCCGTTTTCTGGGCAGCGGTATTTATAATTCGAAGTCGCAGATCATCTGGCGCCGCCTGAGCACCCAGCGCGTCACGCTCGACGAAGCCTATCTGCGCAACGCGATCACCAAGGCCATCGCCCGCCGCGATGCCAGCTCTGCCAGCCCCACGCACCGCCGCTTGATCTGGTCGGAGTCGGACGATCTGCCCGGCGTGGTGGTCGATCAATTTAGCGATACGCTGGTGTTGCAGATTCAGACGCTCGCGATGGATCAGCGTTCGCAGCTCATCACGGATCTGCTCGCCGAACTGGTTTCGCCCGCCGAGATCATCGTGCGCAACGACGCCCACATTCGTAAGCTCGAAGGCCTTCCTCTCGGCGTGCACACGCGCAGCGGAAAATCCTGGGAGCCCCGTTGGGAGAAAATCGACGGCTTTGATTATTGGCTCGATCTGCAAAGCGGTCAGAAAACCGGTTTCTATCTCGATCAACGCGAACAACACGCCGTCCTCGCGAAACACGTCGCCGGCAAACGCGTGCTCGATGCCTTCTGTAATCAAGGACCGTTCGCGCTTCACGCCGCGCGCGCCGGTGCGAAGGAAGTGCTCGGTCTCGACAGCGCCGGTGACGCCATCGATCAGGCTCGCAAAAATGCCGAGCGCAACGGCGTGAACGCGTCGTTCAACGTGGCGAATGTGTTCGACTGGTTCAACGATCCGGCGCGCCACGGCGAGCCGTTGTGGGATGTAATCGTGCTCGATCCGCCGCCGTTCGCGAAGTCGAAGAGCGCGCTCGAAGGTGCGTTGCGTGGCTATAAAGAAATCAATCTCCGCGCCATGCAGAGTCTCGTGCCCGGCGGCATTCTGGCGACCTACACGTGCTCGCACCACATGCAGGATGCCGAGTTGCGCACCGTGCTCGCCGAGGCGGCAACCGATGCGAAGCGCAAGGTGCGCGTCGTCGAGTTCTGCCACCAACCCGCGGACCATCCCGTCCTCGTGACGATGCCCGAGAGTGAATACCTCCGTGGCTACATCGTGCGGGTGGAATAACCGTATTTGGATCACGATTTTTTATGGCTTGGAGCACTCTTCATTGGAAAAGCGACGTCATTGGTAAGCAGACCACCGCGCAGGTGTTGCTGCCGGAAACGGGCAAAGGTCCGTTCCCGGTGTTTTATCTTTTGCACGGACTGAGCGACGACTCGTCCATGTGGCTGCGCCGCTCGCGGATCGAATGGTATGTGCGCGACCTGCCGTTGATCGTGGTGATGCCGGACGGCTACCGGAGTTTTTATACCAACGCGGTCGAGGGACAGGAGTTCGCGCGGCACATCGGCGAGGAGCTTCCGTCCTTCATCGAACGCACGTTCCATGCGCGTCCCGAACGGTCGGCGCGCGCCATCGGTGGTCTGTCGATGGGTGGCTACGGTGCGCTGCGCATCGGCCTGGGTTACGCCGATCGTTTTTGTTCGGTGAACAGCCACTCAGGCGCGGTGGCGTGGGGGAATTTCGATTACAAGACCGGCCCGAACGCCCCGGTGTCGTTGAACGGCCGAGGCGCGGAGTTTTTGCGTGAGTTGAGCAAGATCTTCGGTGCTGATCCGCGTGGTTCGGATCACGACTTGAGCGTGCTCGCCCAACGCGCGAAGGCATCCGGGATGCTGCCCGAATTACTGCTTGATTGTGGAACCGAGGATTTCCTTATCGAGGACAACCGCTCGTTTCATGCCGAGCTCACGGCGGCGCAGGTGCCGCATACCTATAACGAATTTCCCGGCGCCCACACGTGGGACTATTGGGATACGCACATTCAGGAGGCGCTGGCGTTCCACGCGAAGAACCTGCGCTTGCCGTTGGCGACCGCCTGAGGTTAATCGAAACCATGGCCCTGCTCGTTCCTTCGTCTGCCCTGATTGTCGATGACGAGGCTCACATCCGCTCGTATGTGAAACTCCTGCTTATGCAGCTCGGCGTGGAAACGTTTTATGAGGCGGGTAACATCACGGAAGCGCGTGAACTCTGGCAGGCTCATCATCCGGGGCTCGTGATGCTCGATGTGAATATGCCGGGGGGCAACGGACTCGCTTTGCTGCCGGAGATACGCGGCGAGGACGATGAAGTCTTTATCGTGATTTTGAGCGCGGAAGCGCAGTCAGGCACCATCAAAGAAGCGGTCGATGGCGGAGCGGATGGCTTCCTGCGCAAAGACCGTCCGCGCGAGGATCTGATCAAGGAACTGGAAGGAATTTTCGAAACGGAGGAGTGAGGGAAGCACGAGTCCGGCGGACGCAAAAAAGGACGGACCGTGAGGTCCGTCCTTTTTTTGCGATGTATTCGTCAAACGATTACAGGCGGCCGGCGTAGATGCCGGTGGAACCGAGCTCTTCCTCGATGCGGAGGAGCTGGTTGTATTTGGCGACGCGGTCGGTGCGGGAGGCGGAGCCGGTCTTGATCTGGCCGCAGTTGGTGGCGACGGCGATGTCGGCGATGGTGACGTCCTCGGTCTCGCCGGAGCGGTGGGAGAGGACGGCGGTGTAGCGGCTCTTGTGGGCGAGCTCGACGGCGTCGAGGGTCTCGGTGAGGGAGCCGATCTGGTTGACCTTGACCAGGATCGAGTTGGCGGTGCCGGTGGCGATGCCCTTCTTGAGGAACTCGACGTTGGTGACGAAGAGATCGTCGCCGACGAGCTGGATCTTGTCGCCGAGGGCGACGGTGAGCTTCTTCCAGGTGGCCCAGTCGTTTTCGGCGCAGCCGTCTTCGATGGAGTCGATCGGGTATTTGGCGCAGAGCTCTTTGTAGTAGGAGACGAATTCGTCGCCGGTGAAGATGCGGCCGTCGGATTTCTTGAAGACGTATTTGCCGGTCTTCTTGTCGTAGAATTCGGAGGCGGCGACGTCGAGGGCGAGGGTGATGTCCTTGCCGAGCTTGTAACCGGCACCCTTCACGGCCTCGGCGATGGCGTCGAGGGCTTCCGTGGTGGAGGGGAGCTTGGGGGCGAAGCCGCCTTCGTCACCGACGGCGGTGGCGAGGCCACGGCCCTTGAGAACCTTCTTCAGGTTGTGGAACACTTCGGCGCCGGCGCGGAGGGCCTCGGAGAAGGTGTCGAAGTTGATCGGGCGGATCATGAACTCCTGGAAATCGATGGGAGCGTCAGAGTGCGCGCCACCGTTCATGATGTTCATCATGGGAACGGGGAGGACCTTGGCGTTCGGGCCGCCGATGTATTTGTAGAGGGGCTGGCCGAGGGAGTTGGCGGCGGCGTGGGCGGTGGCGAGCGAGACGCCGAGGATGGCGTTGGCGCCGAGCTTCGACTTGTTCTTGGTGCCATCGAGCTTGATCATGGCGTGGTCGATGCCGACCTGATCGAGGGCGTCGAAGCCGATGAGCTCGGGGGAAATCACGTTCTTGACGTTGCCGACGGCGGCGAGGACGCCCTTGCCGAGGAAACGGGTCTTTCCGTTGATGCCCTTCGGGAGGGATTTGGCGGTCACATCGCTGTCGCGCAGCTCGTGGGCCTCGTGTTCGCCGGTGGAGGCGCCAGAGGGAACGGCGGCGCGGCCAACGACGCCGTTGGCG
This portion of the Rariglobus hedericola genome encodes:
- a CDS encoding response regulator, with product MALLVPSSALIVDDEAHIRSYVKLLLMQLGVETFYEAGNITEARELWQAHHPGLVMLDVNMPGGNGLALLPEIRGEDDEVFIVILSAEAQSGTIKEAVDGGADGFLRKDRPREDLIKELEGIFETEE
- a CDS encoding alpha/beta hydrolase, with the protein product MAWSTLHWKSDVIGKQTTAQVLLPETGKGPFPVFYLLHGLSDDSSMWLRRSRIEWYVRDLPLIVVMPDGYRSFYTNAVEGQEFARHIGEELPSFIERTFHARPERSARAIGGLSMGGYGALRIGLGYADRFCSVNSHSGAVAWGNFDYKTGPNAPVSLNGRGAEFLRELSKIFGADPRGSDHDLSVLAQRAKASGMLPELLLDCGTEDFLIEDNRSFHAELTAAQVPHTYNEFPGAHTWDYWDTHIQEALAFHAKNLRLPLATA
- the eno gene encoding phosphopyruvate hydratase, with product MSNTTISAITAREIIDSRGNPTVEVDVKLANGVVGRAAVPSGASTGEHEAHELRDSDVTAKSLPKGINGKTRFLGKGVLAAVGNVKNVISPELIGFDALDQVGIDHAMIKLDGTKNKSKLGANAILGVSLATAHAAANSLGQPLYKYIGGPNAKVLPVPMMNIMNGGAHSDAPIDFQEFMIRPINFDTFSEALRAGAEVFHNLKKVLKGRGLATAVGDEGGFAPKLPSTTEALDAIAEAVKGAGYKLGKDITLALDVAASEFYDKKTGKYVFKKSDGRIFTGDEFVSYYKELCAKYPIDSIEDGCAENDWATWKKLTVALGDKIQLVGDDLFVTNVEFLKKGIATGTANSILVKVNQIGSLTETLDAVELAHKSRYTAVLSHRSGETEDVTIADIAVATNCGQIKTGSASRTDRVAKYNQLLRIEEELGSTGIYAGRL
- a CDS encoding class I SAM-dependent rRNA methyltransferase translates to MSSPVASLKLKANAKSRVLTGHPWVFANEVETLLSPDNDGAVVECRDRAGRFLGSGIYNSKSQIIWRRLSTQRVTLDEAYLRNAITKAIARRDASSASPTHRRLIWSESDDLPGVVVDQFSDTLVLQIQTLAMDQRSQLITDLLAELVSPAEIIVRNDAHIRKLEGLPLGVHTRSGKSWEPRWEKIDGFDYWLDLQSGQKTGFYLDQREQHAVLAKHVAGKRVLDAFCNQGPFALHAARAGAKEVLGLDSAGDAIDQARKNAERNGVNASFNVANVFDWFNDPARHGEPLWDVIVLDPPPFAKSKSALEGALRGYKEINLRAMQSLVPGGILATYTCSHHMQDAELRTVLAEAATDAKRKVRVVEFCHQPADHPVLVTMPESEYLRGYIVRVE